A portion of the Musa acuminata AAA Group cultivar baxijiao chromosome BXJ1-1, Cavendish_Baxijiao_AAA, whole genome shotgun sequence genome contains these proteins:
- the LOC135652169 gene encoding aspartic proteinase nepenthesin-1-like: MAYFPLLALLALSSLLRSTTPAPAGLQLGLTHVDAGSPFTFTERVRRAAQRSRHRREVLEARLANSSGDIQVPITSSKFEYKLEFAIGTPELNVTAILDTGSELVWTQCRPCDPCVQQSTPVYDPSDSSSFSRLPCTSPLYDYQVFKRFDPPTCHYAYGYGSGATQGVLAMETFTFGTKSVSNITFGCSRQSKGNFAGTSGIVGFGRGNLSLISQLGFRKFSYCLTSFNSSSSSHLRLGSLATLNVTASKVQSTPFLDDTNLYRVSLRGISLGEALLPIPNATFEYRRDELSGTVIDSGTGQTQLPKPVYEIVKQNITSLVGLPVVNLSSTIGLDLCFSVSSWPPPPVPDMTFHFDNADMTIPPANYMYPDQNAGAFCLVMQRSESNLMIVGNYQQQNMHVVYDVAGRTLSFMPARCEDL, translated from the coding sequence ATGGCGTACTTCCCGTTGTTAGCTCTTCTCGCACTATCCTCCTTGCTTCGATCGACCACACCTGCACCTGCCGGACTTCAACTCGGTCTCACCCACGTGGACGCCGGCAGCCCTTTCACGTTCACGGAGCGCGTCCGGCGTGCCGCGCAAAGAAGCAGGCACCGGAGGGAGGTCCTCGAAGCCAGGCTGGCCAACTCCTCCGGCGACATCCAAGTCCCGATCACGTCGTCGAAGTTCGAGTACAAGCTGGAATTCGCCATCGGCACACCGGAGCTCAACGTTACCGCCATACTCGACACCGGCAGCGAACTGGTATGGACGCAGTGCCGACCCTGCGACCCATGCGTGCAGCAGAGCACCCCCGTTTATGACCCCTCCGATTCATCCTCCTTCTCCCGGCTTCCTTGCACCAGTCCCTTGTACGATTACCAAGTCTTCAAGCGCTTCGATCCACCAACGTGCCACTATGCCTACGGCTATGGCTCGGGGGCCACTCAGGGCGTTCTGGCCATGGAGACGTTCACATTTGGCACGAAATCTGTGTCCAACATTACCTTCGGCTGCAGCAGGCAAAGCAAAGGCAACTTCGCAGGAACGTCCGGCATCGTTGGGTTTGGCCGAGGAAATCTATCGCTGATATCGCAACTCGGTTTCCGCAAATTCTCTTACTGCCTCACTTCATTCAACAGTTCAAGCAGCAGCCATCTTCGGCTTGGGTCTCTTGCGACCCTGAATGTTACCGCAAGTAAAGTTCAATCCACGCCTTTCCTGGATGACACCAATCTATACCGCGTCTCTTTACGAGGGATATCGCTGGGCGAGGCCCTCTTGCCAATTCCGAACGCCACCTTTGAGTACAGAAGAGACGAGCTTAGTGGTACGGTGATAGACTCCGGCACAGGCCAGACGCAGCTGCCCAAGCCCGTGTACGAGATCGTCAAGCAAAACATCACGTCTCTCGTTGGCCTACCCGTGGTTAACCTGTCGTCGACCATCGGGCTTGACCTCTGCTTCTCAGTCTCGTCATGGCCCCCGCCGCCGGTGCCGGACATGACGTTCCACTTTGACAATGCCGATATGACGATACCGCCGGCGAACTACATGTACCCCGACCAAAACGCCGGCGCGTTCTGCTTAGTGATGCAGAGGTCCGAAAGCAACTTGATGATCGTCGGCAACTACCAGCAGCAGAACATGCATGTAGTCTACGATGTTGCAGGAAGAACGCTATCCTTCATGCCAGCCCGATGTGAAGACTTGTAA
- the LOC135651213 gene encoding uncharacterized protein LOC135651213, giving the protein MGCSFSGLNAFYDAVNGGGDVWINENRFRIVRQLGEGGFAYVFLVKEVVADGAAGLSRNKSIDPSHISDHGTYAMKKVIIQTEEQLELVKQEIRVSSLFNHPNLLPLLDHVVIPVKGTQDGSRKHEAYLLFPVHLDGTLLDIAKVMQSKKEFFTTTTVLQIFRQLCAGLKHMHSFDPPYAHNDVKPGNVLITHRKGQPPGAILMDFGSARPARKEIRSRSEALQLQDWASEHCSAPFRAPELWDCPSHADIDERTDIWSLGCTLYAIMYGASPFEYAIGESGGSLQLAVMNAQIKWPSGPDPPYPESLHQFIVWMLQPQPAVRPKIDDIIVHVDKLISKYSS; this is encoded by the exons ATGGGATGCTCCTTCTCGGGTCTGAACGCCTTCTATGACGCCGTCAACGGGGGCGGAGACGTTTGGATCAACGAGAACCGCTTCCGGATCGTCAGGCAGCTCGGCGAGGGCGGCTTCGCCTACGTCTTCCTCGTTAAGGAGGTCGTCGCCGATGGCGCCGCTGGCCTCTCCCGCAACAAGTCCATCGATCCCTCCCACATCTCAG ATCATGGAACATATGCGATGAAGAAAGTCATCATACAAACAGAGGAGCAGTTGGAGTTGGTTAAGCAGGAGATCCGTGTCTCCTCCCTGTTCAATCATCCTAATTTGCTTCCCCTCCTCGATCATGTAGTCATTCCTGTCAAG GGCACGCAAGACGGATCACGGAAACATGAAGCTTACTTATTGTTCCCAGTTCATCTAGATGGAACTTTACTTGACATAGCCAAAGTCATGCAATCAAAGAAGGAATTTTTTACAACAACTACTGTTCTTCAGATTTTCAGACAg CTTTGTGCTGGTCTTAAGCACATGCACAGCTTTGATCCTccgtatgctcataatgatgtgaAACCTGGAAATGTACTCATTACACATAGGAAGGGACAACCACCTGGTgctattttaatggattttggaaGCGCTCGCCCTGCAAGAAAAGAAATCCGTTCAAGGTCAGAGGCATTACAGCTACAG GATTGGGCTAGCGAGCACTGCTCTGCACCTTTTCGAGCTCCTGAATTGTGGGACTGTCCGAGTCATGCTGATATTGATGAGAGGACTGATATATGGTCTCTCGGATGTACTTTATATGCAATAAT GTATGGAGCATCGCCATTTGAATATGCAATTGGTGAATCAGGAGGGAGCCTACAGTTAGCTGTTATGAATGCACAGATAAAATGGCCATCTGGGCCGGATCCTCCTTACCCCGAGAGTCTTCATCAGTTTATAGTATGGATGTTACAGCCTCAACCAGCAGTGCGGCCGAAGATTGATGATATAATCGTTCATGTCGACAAGCTCATATCAAAATACTCATCTTAA
- the LOC135651712 gene encoding protein NSP-INTERACTING KINASE 1-like has product MQGKMGKDLVFWIMFFWSWAAATAVLSPKGVNYEVQALMGIKASLVDPHSVLENWDKDSVDPCSWTMITCSSENLVVGLGTPGQDLSGTLSPSIGNLTNLEIVLLQNNNISGPVPPEIGKLSKLHTLDLSNNKFSGRIPASLSNLKGLQYLRLNNNSLSGSFPLPLIGITPLIFMDLSYNNLSGPIPKSPPKAFNIVGNPLICPTDLEHQCYGMMPMPSTFNINDTQGAPMPPRPKRHKLALALASSLGSICLLGLVVGLFIWCSRRHNQQIFFDVNDQHKEEVCLGNLRRFQFRELQVATNNFSSKNLLGKGGFGNVYKGQLQDGTLVAVKRLKDGNVAGGEIQFKTEVEMISLALHRHLLRLCGFCMTATERLLVYPYMSNGSVASRLREIPALDWSTRKRIALGAARGLLYLHEQCDPKIIHRDVKAANILLDDYCEAVVGDFGLAKLLDHRDTHVTTAVRGTVGHIAPEYLSTGQSSEKTDVFGFGILLLELITGLRALEYGKAAKQKGAMLDWVRKMHQEKKLDVLVDKDLKNYDRIELEEMVQVALLCTQYVPGHRPKMSEVARMLEGDGLAERWEASQRTEVHKFRVPEFSSERYSDLTDDSLVVEAMELSGPR; this is encoded by the exons ATGCAAGGAAAAATGGGTAAAGATTTGGTCTTTTGGATCATGTTCTTCTGGTCCTGGGCTGCAGCGACCGCGGTGCTCTCCCCTAAAGGTGTCAACTACGAAG TGCAAGCTCTAATGGGCATCAAAGCTTCTCTTGTGGATCCTCATAGTGTTCTTGAGAACTGGGACAAGGACTCTGTGGATCCATGCAGCTGGACTATGATCACATGCTCATCTGAGAACCTGGTCGTTGGGCT AGGAACTCCAGGCCAGGATCTATCCGGTACACTTTCTCCAAGCATAGGAAACCTGACAAATCTTGAAATCGT GCTGCTGCAGAACAACAACATATCAGGACCAGTACCTCCAGAAATTGGGAAGCTGTCCAAGCTTCACACCCTCGATCTCTCTAACAACAAATTCTCCGGTCGGATCCCTGCTTCGTTGAGCAACTTGAAAGGCCTCCAGTACCT GAGGCTCAACAACAACAGTCTTTCCGGGTCATTTCCTCTGCCGTTGATCGGCATCACTCCGCTCATTTTCAT GGACCTATCGTACAATAATTTGAGTGGCCCTATCCCAAAGTCTCCACCGAAAGCATTCAA CATTGTTGGAAATCCTTTGATATGTCCAACTGACTTGGAGCACCAATGCTATGGGATGATGCCTATGCCAAGTACCTTCAATATAAATGATACTCAGG GTGCTCCAATGCCTCCAAGGCCCAAAAGACACAAACTAGCTCTCGCCCTTGCATCCAGCCTCGGAAGCATATGTCTCCTTGGTCTTGTGGTTGGGCTGTTTATATGGTGCAGTCGAAGGCACAACCaacaaattttctttgatgtcaaTG ACCAACATAAGGAAGAAGTCTGCCTCGGTAACCTGAGAAGATTCCAGTTCAGGGAGCTTCAGGTTGCTACAAACAACTTTAGCAGTAAAAACCTGCTTGGCAAAGGTGGCTTTGGAAATGTCTACAAGGGTCAGCTACAAGATGGAACCTTGGTAGCTGTTAAAAGACTGAAGGATGGGAATGTAGCGGGTGGAGAGATCCAGTTCAAAACTGAAGTTGAAATGATAAGCTTAGCTCTGCACAGACACCTTCTTAGGCTGTGTGGATTCTGCATGACTGCGACAGAAAGGCTTCTGGTTTACCCATACATGTCAAATGGAAGTGTTGCTTCTCGACTCAGAG AAATACCAGCATTAGATTGGAGTACCAGGAAAAGGATAGCCTTGGGAGCTGCAAGGGGATTACTGTACCTACATGAACAGTGTGATCCCAAGATCATTCACAGAGATGTAAAGGCCGCTAACATATTGCTGGATGACTACTGTGAGGCTGTTGTAGGAGACTTTGGGCTAGCAAAACTTCTAGATCACAGGGATACACATGTGACTACTGCTGTGAGGGGAACCGTGGGACATATAGCTCCCGAGTATCTCTCAACGGGGCAGTCTTCTGAGAAAACTGATGTTTTTGGATTCGGAATTCTTCTTCTCGAACTGATTACTGGTTTGAGAGCTCTGGAATATGGAAAAGCGGCAAAACAGAAGGGTGCCATGCTTGACTGG GTGAGGAAGATGCACCAAGAAAAGAAACTCGATGTGCTTGTCGACAAGGACCTGAAGAACTACGACAGGATAGAGCTGGAAGAGATGGTCCAAGTTGCGCTCTTGTGCACTCAGTATGTCCCGGGACACAGGCCCAAAATGTCTGAGGTGGCTCGCATGCTTGAAGGTGATGGCCTTGCGGAGAGATGGGAAGCGTCTCAGAGGACAGAGGTTCATAAGTTTAGGGTGCCCGAGTTCTCCTCGGAACGATACTCTGATCTCACTGATGACTCATTGGTGGTGGAAGCGATGGAACTCTCGGGACCAAGGTGA